The following is a genomic window from Mycobacterium parmense.
GCACCACCGGGTACATCGTCATCGCGGCGGCCGAGCCCTTGCGAAGGCCGGTGCCGGCCGACGCGACGCAAGCGGCGCCCATGGTCGCCATCGAGGCGCGGTGCGCGGCGGCCGCGGGATCTTTGATGCGGTCGCGGATGGTTTGGGCGACGGTCTTGGCCATGACGCCCGACGGCATGCCGGTGCGCGGCGGGCTGGGGGTGATGACCGTCCCGGTGGGGCTTTTGCGCGGCTTGGATATCGGGTGCGGGGGCGCGAACGCGATGCCCGGGGCGAAGATGTTCGGGTACGCCGGCGATTCGTAGGTGTGCGGCCAGTCCCCGGCGGCCCACTCGTCGTAGGGCTTGCCGGAGTAGTCGGCATCGACCTTGAGGAACCCCGAAGGCGCGAACAGCCTGGACGTGATGTCGGCACCCGCGTTGTCGTAGGCGGCGAGGCTGGCTCCTTTGAACGGTGGCAGCAGCATCGCGAAATCGAAGTCCAGGGAGTGCTCGCGGCCGTCGAGCTGCTCGTAGCGCAGCTTGCCCTCCATGACCTCGTGCACCGCGGCCTGCGTGATGGCCCGTACGCCGCGCTCGCGGAACAGCGACTCGGTCCACAGCCGGCTGGACTGCACGAAGCCCTTGTCGACGAAGCTCATGCCGTTGACACCGAAATCGCCGAGCTCGTATTCGTTGGTGAGATAGACGATTTCGGCGAAGTCGCGCAGACCGGCCGCGCGCAGCGTGTGCTCGACGTTGAAGGTGTACTCGAACGCCGCGCCCTCGCAGGTGCAGGTGCCGTGCCCGACGCCGATGACGATCCGCTGCTTCTCGCCGGCTCTCATCTTGGCCATGACCCGGCGCAGTGCCTCGGCCGCCGCCGTGGCGTGCTCGGCCGTGCACACCGAGTAGGAGTGTCCGTCGGGACCGAGGCCGGGCGTCGCGGCGAAGTTCAGTTGCGGACCCGTCGCGTTGATCAGGTAGTGGTAGCCGATCGAACCGGTCTGACCGCGGCGCTGCCCGTCGGTGTAGGTGAAGTCGACGGTCGGCGCAGCCTCGCGACCGGTCCCCTCGGGGCGGATTGCGGTGGCGAACGCCTGGTGGAAGACGATGCCCTTGCGGTCATAGATCGGCTTGAGCGGGATGAGTACCCGATCCGCTTCCATGCCGCCGACGCCGACCCAGATGTTCGACGGGATCCAGTTCCAGTCGGCGTTCGGGGAGATCACGACGACCTCGTGCTTGCGGGATAACCATCGGCGCAGGTGCAGCGCGGCGGTGTGTCCCGCGATGCCGGCGCCGAGGATGACGACGCGTGCCATAGACGCTCCTCGGTTGGGACAGGCCGCACAGTGCGGCTCGACCGTTCCAAGTTACCCCTGGGGGTATCGATGGGAAAGGTGGCTCAGCTCATGTTCATGGAGTTGACAGGATGCGGTAAGAGCATGAGGTCACCCCGCGGCGGCGCGTTCGGCCGGTGTGAGGCCCGCAGCTACCCGGCCTGCGGCCCGGTCAGCGACCGGGCACCCACCCCCAACACCACCACCGCCGCCACCGCAACCAGCAAGATCGACAGCGCCACAGCGGCATTCGTGTCATCAACCTGCCGCAGATAGATCTCCAGCGGGAGCGTACGGGTCACTCCCTGGCGCGAACCGGCGAACGTCAGCGTCGCGCCGAACTCACCGAGCGAGCGGGCGAAGGCCAGGACTGCGCCCGAGACCATGCCCGGCAGCAGCAACGGCAGCGTCACCCGCCACCAGACGGTGCCGGGCCGGGCCCCGAGAGTGGCCGCGACCATCTCGAAGTCGGATCCGGCGGTCCGGGCGGCGCCCTCAAGGGCGATGACCAGGAAGGGCAGCGAGACGAAGGTCTGCGCCAGCACCACGGCGGTCGTGCTGAACGCGACGCTGATGCCGGCGGCCTCGAGGTAATGCCCGATCAGCCCGAGCCGGCCGAACGCGTAGAGCAGGGCGATGCCACCCACCACCGGCGGCAGCGCCAAGGGCAACAGGATCAGCGGGCGCAGCCAGCGGACCAGCCGGACCGTGCCGCGCGCCAGCACCAGCGCCATCGGCACTCCCAGCAGCACGCACAGCGCCGTGCTGGCGGCGGCGGTCTTCAGGCTCAGCAGCAGCGCGGTCCTCGACGAGGAAGCGGTGATCAGCGACCAGAAGTGCGGCCAGTCGACCTTCACGGCGATGGCCAGCAGCGGCAGCACCACGAAGACCGTCCCCGCGGCGGCGGGGACGTACACCCACCGGGGCAGCTGGGTCGGGCGCTGGGTCGGGCGCTGAAGAAGGCGCTGAAGAGGGCGCTGAAGAGGGCGTGGCACAGGGCGGCGCTCAGGGCTGCGCGAAGCCGAACCGGACGAGGATCTGCCGGCCGGCATCGGAGGTCACCAGATCCACGAATTTCTGCGCCGGCTCCGGTCGCGGCGCCTTCTTGAGCACCGCGATGGGATAGACGTTCACCGCGGTGGACGCCTGGGGGAAGCTCACGGTGGAGACCTTGCCCGCCGCGCTCATCGCATCGGTGCGGTAGACCAGCGCGGCGTCCGCCTGCCCGCTGGTGACCTTGTTCAGGACGTCGGTGACGCTGGGCTCCTCGCTGACCGGGTTGAGGTGCACGCCCGTGCTGTCTTCGATGCGGTGGGTGGCGGCCCCGCACGGCACCGGCTGCTGGCAGACGACGACGCTGAGGCCCGGTTTGGCCAGGTCCGCGAATGCTCCGACGTGTCGCGGGTTCCCGGGCGCGGTGACGATCACCAGCGTGTTGGAAGCGAAGTTCGCCGGATTGCCCGCCAGCAGGCCGGCGTTGGCGACCGTGGCCATCTGCGCGGTGTCCGCCGACGCGAACACGTCGGCGGTCGCGCCCTGCGTCAGCTGGGTGGCCAGCGCGGAAGATCCGGCGAATTCGAACTCCACGCCGCTGCCCGGGTTGTCGGTCTTGAACCGCCCCCCGATCTCTGTGAAGGCGGACTTCAGCGAGGCGGCGGCGAAGACGACGATCGACCCGGTTGATTGCGGCGTCCCTCCCGGAGACGACGACGGCGACCCGCCGTGGCAAGCCACCAGCCCGGCGGCCAGGACCGTGGTCACCGCGGCAGCCAGCACCCCGGTCGCGCGCATGGATGCACCCTAACCGGGCGACGATGCGCAAGCGTTACGCAACTGGTGCGCGCGTCGCGGCGCGGGAGATTTCCCCGCCTAGCTACTGTCCAGTAACATCGACGCGGAGATCCTTCGCACCTGCCCGGCGGTGCCACCGCCGCAACGGCCAGGGACGGGGTTCAGCGTTGAACACGAGGAGGTCATGGCAGTGGAGGTGCTGGTCACCGGCGGAGACACGGAGCTGGGGCGCACGGTAGCCGAGGGCTTCCGCGACGACGGTCACAAGGTGACACTCGTCGGCGCTCGCCAGAGCGATCTCGAAATCGCCGCGAAGGAACTCGACGCCGACGCGATCGTGTGCGACACGACCGACCCCGCCAGCCTCAACGAGGCGCGGTCGCTGTTCCCCCATCACCTCGACACCATCGTGAACGTGCCCGCACCGTCACGGGAGGCCGGCGACCCGCGCGCCTACTCGGTGGCCGACACCGCCGAGGCGTGGCGCAATGCCCTCGACGCGACGGTGCTGTCGCTGGTGCTGACGGTTCAGGCCGCCGGTGATCATCTGCGCTCCGGCGGCTCGATCATCAGCGTGGTGACGGAGAACCCGCCCGCTGGCAGCATCGACGCCGCCATCAAGGCGGCCCTGTCGAACTGGGTCGCGGGGCAGGCCGCCATTTTCGGCACCCGGGGCATCACGGTCAACGCCTTGGCAAGCGGGCGCAGCGCCCAGGAGTCCTACGACGGGCTCTCCCGCACTCCGCCGCCGGCCGCCGCGGAGATCGCCCGCCTGGCGCGGTTCCTGACCACCCCGGCCGCGCGCCACATCACCGGCCAGACGATGCACGTCAGCCACGGCGCGCTTGCACGTTTCGCTTAAAGCGATAACGGCCCTGCGGCCGGTTCCTCAGACCCGGCGCGCTCGCTACGGTGATCGGGTGGCTATTCGACTCGGTCTGCAGATCCCCAACTTCTCCTACGGCACCGGCGTGGAACAACTGTTTCCCACGGTCATCGCCCAGGCCCGCGAAGCCGAATCCGCCGGATTCGATTCGGTTTTCGTGATGGACCACCTCTACCAGCTGCCCATGCTGGGCTCCCCCGACCAGCCGATGCTGGAGGCCTACACGGCTCTGGGCGCGTTGGCCACCGCGACGGAACGGGTGCAGCTGGGCACGCTGGTCACCGGCAACACCTACCGCAACCCTGCCCTGCTGGCCAAGATCATCACCACGCTGGACGTGGTGAGCCAGGGCCGCGCCATCCTCGGCATCGGCACCGGCTGGTTCGAGCTGGAGCACGACCAGCTGGGCTTCGAGTTCGGCACGTTCACCGACCGGTTCAACCGGCTCGACGAGGCGCTGGAGATCATCCTGCCGATGATCGCCGGCGAGCGCGCGACATTCCAGGGTAAGTGGTATCAGGCCAATGAGGCCTTCGCGAATCCCCGTTTCCGCGAACACATTCCGCTGATGATCGGGGGCAGCGGCGAGAAGAAGACGATCCCCCTGGCCGCCCGGCACTTCGACCACCTCAACGTGATCGCCGGCTTCGACGAGCTGTCCGGGAAGGTGGCCGCCGTGCGGCGCAGCTGCGAGGCGATCGGCCGCGATCCGGCGACTCTGGAAACCAGCACGCTGATCACGGCGCTGGTCGACGAAAACGCCACCGCCGAACAGATTCCCGCCGAGATGGCGCAGCGCATGGTCGTCGGCAGCGCGGATTCGGTTGCCGACCAGATCAAGACGAAGGTCATCGACGCTGGCATCGACAGCGTGATCATCAACATCCCGTTCTACACACCGGGTGTCATCACCGCGGCCGGCGAGGCGTTGCGCCCGATCGTGGGTCTGTAAACCGGATTTCGGGGATTCGGCGCCGGACGAGACCAGCATCACGTCCGGTGACCAGCGCCGATGCGTCGGTGTGTTTGATTACACAGGCTTACGAGTTGGTCTGCGGGGTACCCGAGTGACTAGCGTGGTAACTGAGTTCGCTTGTCACACCGCTCGTGCACTGAGCTCGCCAGAGCTCGTCGGAGCCTGTGAAGACCCCCGTGAGGAGCAGCGGAAGCCATGACCCCCCAGCCGGAAACCGCCGCTGGACCCGAACGTCGGCACCGAGTCGTCATCATCGGGTCGGGATTCGGTGGGCTCAACGCCGCGAAGAAACTCAAGCACGCCGACGTCGACATCAAGTTGATCGCGCGCACCACCCACCACCTGTTCCAGCCGCTGCTCTACCAAGTGGCCACCGGCATCATCTCCGAGGGCGAGATCGCCCCGCCGACCCGCGTCGTCCTCCGCAAGCAGCGCAACGTGCAGGTGCTGCTCGGAAATGTCACCCACATCGACCTCGCCCACCGTTCGGTGGTGTCCGAACTGCTCGGCCACACCTACGAGACGCCCTACGACACGCTGATCGTCGCCGCGGGCGCGGGCCAGTCGTACTTCGGCAACGATCATTTCGCCGAGTTCGCACCGGGCATGAAGTCGATCGACGACGCGCTGGAGTTGCGTGGCCGGATCCTGAGCGCGTTCGAACAGGCCGAGCGCTCGAGGGATCCCGAACGGCGCAGGAAGTTGCTGACCTTCACCGTGGTCGGCGCCGGGCCGACCGGGGTGGAAATGGCCGGGCAGATCGCGGAATTGGCCGAATACACCCTGAAGGGCGCCTACCGGCACATCGACTCCACCAAGGCTCGCGTCATCCTGCTCGACGCCGCGCCGGCGGTGTTGCCGCCGTTCGGTGAGAAGCTGGGCGAACGGGCGGCCGCCCGGCTGAAGAAGCTGGGCGTGGAGATTCAACTCGACGCGATGGTCACCGACGTCGACCGCAACGGCATCACGGTCAAGGATCCCGACGGCACCGTCCGGCGCATCGAGTCGGCGTGCAAGGTGTGGTCCGCCGGGGTTTCGGCCAGCCGGCTCGGCCGCGACCTCGCCGAGCAGTCGGCGGCCGAGCTGGACCGGTCCGGGCGCGTCAAGGTGCTGCCCGACCTGTCCATTCCCGGTCACCCGAACGTGTTCGTCATCGGGGACATGGCCGCCGTCGAGGGCGTGCCCGGAGTGGCGCAGGGCGCCATCCAGGGCGCGAAGTACGTCGCCAACGCCATCAAAGCCGAACTCGGCGGCGCGAATCCGGCGGAGCGCGAACCCTTCCAGTACTTCGACAAGGGCTCCATGGCCACGGTCTCCCGCTTCTCGGCGGTGGCCAAGATCGGCCCGCTGGAGTTCAGCGGGTTCATCGCCTGGCTGATGTGGCTGGTGCTGCATCTGGTGTATCTGGTCGGGTTCAAGACGAAGATCACCACGTTGCTCTCGTGGACGGTCACCTTCCTGAGCACCCGGCGCGGCCAGCTGACCATCACCGAGCAGCAGGCTTTCGCCCGTACCCGGCTCGAACAGCTGGCCGAATTGGCGGCCGAGGCCGAGAATTCGTCGACCACCCGTGCGGCGAGTTAATCCCCCAGCCGGTCCCCCTGCCAGGTGGCCAGCGTCCCGCCGCCGGCCAGCGTCAGCACGGTCGAGCCCGCGACGAGTGTCGATGACGCGAATGCGCCCGGCGGGCAGCGAAATTCGCTGACCGCCGCGCGCGGCGCCGCGATGCGGTCGTCGGCGAGCGATCCGGCCCCCACCTCCACCCGATGCCGCAGCACCGGCTGCCCGTCCCGGTCCACGCGCAGCGACCCCGACCAAAACCCCTGCCGCTCATCGCATCTGCCGATCTGCACCCGCTCCCGGAACCGCACGCGGGCGTCGTCGCGCAGGATCAGCGTCGCGTCGGACAGGTGCCGGGCGTCGGCGGCAACCACGGTGGGCTCGAGGTCGACGTCCAGGGTGCCGGCGACCTCGAGCTGCCAGCGGGCGTGCGATGTCGGGGTTCCGGCCCCCGGCAGGGCCACCGTGGCGGCCGCGCTCCGCAGCCTCAGCGTGGCGTTCGCGGCCACGACGACCCGGATGTCGATGCTGTCACCGCCCAGCGGGGTGGCGGCCGCCGACACCAGGTGCACGGTGTCGGGCGCGGTGCACCGGGCCGCGACACCGCCGCCGCAGCACTCGATCCTCGGCAGCCTGTTCGAGGACGCGACGACGAGGACGCGCGAATGCATCACACGCGCGCGGCCTCGCGCAGTTGCGTGCGGACCCAGGCCACCGCCTCGGTGGCGGCCGGATCTTCGGTCAGCGACTGCAACACGGTCGGGCGCCCGTCGCGCACCGCGGCGGCGTCGCGGGCCATCACCTGCAGGTCGGCGCCCACCAGAGGGGCCAGGTCGGTCTTGTTGACCACCAGCAGATCCGAGAAGGTCACCCCGGGCCCGCCCTTGCGGGGCACCTTGTCGCCACCCGCGACGTCGACCACGAAGATCTGCACGTCCACCAGGCCGGACGAGAAGGTCGCCGTCAGGTTGTCGCCGCCGGATTCGACCAGGATCAGGTCGAGGTGGTCGTGGGCGGCGATCAGGTCCTCGATCGCGTCGAGGTTCGCGGTGATGTCGTCGCGGATGGCGGTGTGCGGGCAGCCGCCGGTCTGCACGGCCGCGATCCGGTCGTCGGGAAGGACGGCGTGTCTGCGCAGGAAGTCCGCGTCCTCGGTGGTGTAGATGTCGTTGGTCAGCACCGCCAGCGACAATTCGTCGCGCAACTGCCGGCACAGCGCGGCCACCAGCGCTGTCTTGCCGGAGCCGACGGGGCCGCCCACGCCGATACGCAGCGGCTCGCCGGGCTGCCTGACGCGCCTCGGGCGATCGTGATGTGTGTGCGAATGCGCTGGCATAGAAGGCCTTTCGGTACATCAGTAAGGGCCGCTCGCGCCGCTGAAA
Proteins encoded in this region:
- a CDS encoding LLM class F420-dependent oxidoreductase, producing MAIRLGLQIPNFSYGTGVEQLFPTVIAQAREAESAGFDSVFVMDHLYQLPMLGSPDQPMLEAYTALGALATATERVQLGTLVTGNTYRNPALLAKIITTLDVVSQGRAILGIGTGWFELEHDQLGFEFGTFTDRFNRLDEALEIILPMIAGERATFQGKWYQANEAFANPRFREHIPLMIGGSGEKKTIPLAARHFDHLNVIAGFDELSGKVAAVRRSCEAIGRDPATLETSTLITALVDENATAEQIPAEMAQRMVVGSADSVADQIKTKVIDAGIDSVIINIPFYTPGVITAAGEALRPIVGL
- a CDS encoding NAD(P)/FAD-dependent oxidoreductase, which gives rise to MARVVILGAGIAGHTAALHLRRWLSRKHEVVVISPNADWNWIPSNIWVGVGGMEADRVLIPLKPIYDRKGIVFHQAFATAIRPEGTGREAAPTVDFTYTDGQRRGQTGSIGYHYLINATGPQLNFAATPGLGPDGHSYSVCTAEHATAAAEALRRVMAKMRAGEKQRIVIGVGHGTCTCEGAAFEYTFNVEHTLRAAGLRDFAEIVYLTNEYELGDFGVNGMSFVDKGFVQSSRLWTESLFRERGVRAITQAAVHEVMEGKLRYEQLDGREHSLDFDFAMLLPPFKGASLAAYDNAGADITSRLFAPSGFLKVDADYSGKPYDEWAAGDWPHTYESPAYPNIFAPGIAFAPPHPISKPRKSPTGTVITPSPPRTGMPSGVMAKTVAQTIRDRIKDPAAAAHRASMATMGAACVASAGTGLRKGSAAAMTMYPVVPDPAKYPQTGRDIDGTSGELGLAGHWIKVMLHHMFIYKAKAKPFWWLIPE
- a CDS encoding SDR family oxidoreductase; protein product: MAVEVLVTGGDTELGRTVAEGFRDDGHKVTLVGARQSDLEIAAKELDADAIVCDTTDPASLNEARSLFPHHLDTIVNVPAPSREAGDPRAYSVADTAEAWRNALDATVLSLVLTVQAAGDHLRSGGSIISVVTENPPAGSIDAAIKAALSNWVAGQAAIFGTRGITVNALASGRSAQESYDGLSRTPPPAAAEIARLARFLTTPAARHITGQTMHVSHGALARFA
- the ureG gene encoding urease accessory protein UreG, encoding MPAHSHTHHDRPRRVRQPGEPLRIGVGGPVGSGKTALVAALCRQLRDELSLAVLTNDIYTTEDADFLRRHAVLPDDRIAAVQTGGCPHTAIRDDITANLDAIEDLIAAHDHLDLILVESGGDNLTATFSSGLVDVQIFVVDVAGGDKVPRKGGPGVTFSDLLVVNKTDLAPLVGADLQVMARDAAAVRDGRPTVLQSLTEDPAATEAVAWVRTQLREAARV
- a CDS encoding NAD(P)/FAD-dependent oxidoreductase; its protein translation is MTPQPETAAGPERRHRVVIIGSGFGGLNAAKKLKHADVDIKLIARTTHHLFQPLLYQVATGIISEGEIAPPTRVVLRKQRNVQVLLGNVTHIDLAHRSVVSELLGHTYETPYDTLIVAAGAGQSYFGNDHFAEFAPGMKSIDDALELRGRILSAFEQAERSRDPERRRKLLTFTVVGAGPTGVEMAGQIAELAEYTLKGAYRHIDSTKARVILLDAAPAVLPPFGEKLGERAAARLKKLGVEIQLDAMVTDVDRNGITVKDPDGTVRRIESACKVWSAGVSASRLGRDLAEQSAAELDRSGRVKVLPDLSIPGHPNVFVIGDMAAVEGVPGVAQGAIQGAKYVANAIKAELGGANPAEREPFQYFDKGSMATVSRFSAVAKIGPLEFSGFIAWLMWLVLHLVYLVGFKTKITTLLSWTVTFLSTRRGQLTITEQQAFARTRLEQLAELAAEAENSSTTRAAS
- a CDS encoding ABC transporter permease, which codes for MPRPLQRPLQRLLQRPTQRPTQLPRWVYVPAAAGTVFVVLPLLAIAVKVDWPHFWSLITASSSRTALLLSLKTAAASTALCVLLGVPMALVLARGTVRLVRWLRPLILLPLALPPVVGGIALLYAFGRLGLIGHYLEAAGISVAFSTTAVVLAQTFVSLPFLVIALEGAARTAGSDFEMVAATLGARPGTVWWRVTLPLLLPGMVSGAVLAFARSLGEFGATLTFAGSRQGVTRTLPLEIYLRQVDDTNAAVALSILLVAVAAVVVLGVGARSLTGPQAG
- the modA gene encoding molybdate ABC transporter substrate-binding protein; its protein translation is MRATGVLAAAVTTVLAAGLVACHGGSPSSSPGGTPQSTGSIVVFAAASLKSAFTEIGGRFKTDNPGSGVEFEFAGSSALATQLTQGATADVFASADTAQMATVANAGLLAGNPANFASNTLVIVTAPGNPRHVGAFADLAKPGLSVVVCQQPVPCGAATHRIEDSTGVHLNPVSEEPSVTDVLNKVTSGQADAALVYRTDAMSAAGKVSTVSFPQASTAVNVYPIAVLKKAPRPEPAQKFVDLVTSDAGRQILVRFGFAQP
- a CDS encoding urease accessory protein UreD gives rise to the protein MHSRVLVVASSNRLPRIECCGGGVAARCTAPDTVHLVSAAATPLGGDSIDIRVVVAANATLRLRSAAATVALPGAGTPTSHARWQLEVAGTLDVDLEPTVVAADARHLSDATLILRDDARVRFRERVQIGRCDERQGFWSGSLRVDRDGQPVLRHRVEVGAGSLADDRIAAPRAAVSEFRCPPGAFASSTLVAGSTVLTLAGGGTLATWQGDRLGD